Genomic segment of Panicum virgatum strain AP13 chromosome 9N, P.virgatum_v5, whole genome shotgun sequence:
TAgtgcttgtatcctggggtggagaagttctgcgtagccgcttagcctggtatTGTACCCTAAGCCTATGCACTTCTCTGCCCTGTTACGAGTACCCTAGTATCCGAGGCTGCTGTACCTAGGGTTCGGACTCATTTCCAGTATAAGGCATGGTTTCCTATGCCTTGCCACGAGGTCTGGTGACAAATCTCGTTAATCGATGGTGAcaatccaagtccactccggtggcccgctccggcggagaccgctcgccacggtcgcttcaAGTcaactccggtggcccgctccggcggagaccgctcgccacggtcgccacaagtccactccggtggcccgctccggcggagaccgctcgccacggtcgcctggagcccggtccggggaagtggtgcttgctccctgggcGGTTCGAGGTCCGtgcagccgcttagcttggttccgtaccctaagcctgcacatTCGCTGCCCTGCGGAGAGCGCTCTaatacctgaacctggcaacaagtgCTCCGGCCTTTAGGGGGttcggagcacccgctctcgacaTGAGCACGCCAACACAACCAAGTTGCGTCGGAACACGTCacgataatggccccacctgcgggttcgtacctcccccgaggtgggcccgggggccactatcAGTACCTCTGAaatagggtaccccctcttactatgtcaagactcgcgtagttatccgtgaCTACGCCCTAAGTAGTTGAGCAGCCGGATCCCTGGGTCCGACCCCATCTCCCCGGACCAACAGTCCCGGatccgcttcccgctcgggacgggtctggtgtcaccacgtgtcccggagaaggagCACTCAGccaaacagccgggggcccTGGACCTCCGGcaaggtcccggacccccacatactatccggacccctcagcagggaggaaacagacaccccgcctgggggggtccggagccgccacgtgtccgcaggcacaggcacgcgcgcggccaCCAAGCTTCCTTAGGAAGGcttgcccacctaccgcattcaatgcgggagacgttAAGTGCGCCCTGCCACAACAGAGCCCGAGGGGATTTTTggcaggctgtactgttgatcgcacgttaccaaggcgcacagtacagccgctggcgccacccacgccacgcgcgtcagtctgctacgctaGTTAGACGcgacaactcggcgacggaatatcataacgcctatgcattagacccaacagtctacgccgcaacctacactgcctcaacgggcgtctcgccgatgggacaagtgAAGACACCCTTCGGTCAGAAAATCTACAGTGCGACGAAGCATATCCGGGAAGAGATTCGCAAAGCACTGTTAATATCTTTAACTATACAtcctcgttgggcccacctgtcggggccaaCACCTATGTACGCGTCCCCTTTGCTTTATAAAAgagagacgcccgttagagaaggactcaggtCTGAAAGGGActggaggcagaggatagactcatccacaaatacaagagcaatacaactctcagtggacgtagggtattacgctccggcggcccgaaccactctaaatccttgagtgttcttgcgttcttgcttcatgagtagatctgagggatcgcttgcacttccccgagtaaccaccctttgggattaggcgggtgcactacgccactcgACTGTGGCCCTCCTTCTAGAACTACGACAAATAGGAAAGTTAAGGAGGAGCTTCAGAACCTAAATTGGACCAGAGGCCTGTTGTGGGTGGCAACAGCTGAGGAATTGGCACATTTTATTCAGCTATGGCCTATGGGATGTGACTCAAGACAGAGAATCACATGGCGTTGGACAGTAAATGGTGAGTATACCTCCAAATCAGCACACAATGTGCAATTTATTTGTTCTTACAGAACCACTGATGGGAACCACATCTGGAAAGCAAGTGCAGACTGCGAAGGGGAAACATAAGTTGTTTGCATGGCTATTAGTGCAAAGCAAATTCCTAACGGTGGACAAGCTTGCTGCAAGAAACTGGCTATGCAACCCAGTTTGCTCTTTATACGATCAAGAGCCTGAAACAGCTGCTCACCTGAGTTTGAACTGCCCGTTTGCAAGAGCACTTTGGGGAAGAATTGAGAGGTGGTCAAGTGGTTTAGTGCATATGCCGGTTCAGGAGCAGGACGTTGAGAATTGGTGGAACAAACAGCTGGACACGCTATTAAAGCAAAGAAGAAGAACCAAGGCGGCATTGCTGATGCACACGGCCTGGAACATCTGGAAGGCAAGAAACAGTGCTGTATTTGACAATCAAAGGCTGGATGAGATGCAGGTGGAATCGGAGAACAAGGCGGAAATAATGTTTAGGAGATTGGCCTGTGGAGGGCCGGTGGTAGAGTAATTTCTATACTGCATTTCGCATGGCTGATTCCACCAGTATATCCAAACCACCAATCAGTTTCATGTGTCAGTATTACAACCGAAACAACTCTGCTGATACTTATATTTATCTACACGCGACTAACCCCAAACATGCGTTTGATCGAACACACGAACTGGACTTGAAAATCGATAGACAAGTACAGAATCTGAAGCAAAATCAAGCCCATCGCGAAAAAGTGCCCAGCCGAACACCATCACCATGCACAACATCAGAAGACACTCACGGGCCACACCAAACATCTTCGGATTCGGTCGACGTCGGCACACagatcccgccgccgcggcctagagaagcgggaggaggaggagcagcagcagcaaggcaGGCGCCACGGCGAGCACGAGGAGCAGCTCGAACCCGGCGATCCGCGCGTGCCCGGCGGCctcgcgccgagccgccgcaaTCTCTCCGTGGTGGAGGAGCCCCTCGGACCGGAGCGCGCACTCCTGCAACTGACGCGAGAGGGCATCAGGAGCGATCGAAGCGGCGGGTCGAACGGGCCGGCGAAACACGAGCTAGTTACGCGGGAGCAGGGGAAGACGATGAATCGGGGGCGAGGGAACTACCGCTgcggcggccgaggaggaggaggagaaggagcgcCGGCGATCCTGCGCaggcggcgcgcgtggccggcggagggaggcgaggaggagcgACGCCCTGGCGCAGCGGAGCGCCTCGATGTGGGCCGAAGCGTCGGGCGCCGGCTTGGTCTGCTTCTCCATgggcgatggcgatggcgatggcgctGCTTTCCCTTGGCTGCGCTGGGCGGGCGGCTTCTCAAAGCTTCGGGAAGGTTCTCGGCTGGTGTCTCTCGCGAGTGTGATGGATTTTGGTttggggagaggaaggaggcgtGCCGTTGGGCTTGGTTTGTGTCCGGGCGGCGCGGATTTATACAGGCGGCGGCCGTTGGGCTTGGTTGTCACTCCGGTCGGGGGCGGTGCGGCCGCTAGGCTTAcgatttgaaatttgaaaacgGCTGGGGAATCCAAACAGGAAATGGCCGTTGGGTTTGGTTGGCACTCCGGTCGGGGGCGGTGCGGCCGCTAGGCTTAcgatttgaaatttgaaaacgGCTGGGGAATCCAAACGGGAAATGGCAACGCGGAGTGGATGGATGACCGAGGCAGGGTGCACGGATCAACCCGTCCAGCGAAGGAGAAGGATCGAAGAGCccttgacaaaaaaaaataaaacacgaAACGGCTGGTGTCTCTCGCGAGTGTGATGGATTTTGGTttggggagaggaaggaggcgtGCCGTTGGGCCTGGTTTGTGTCCGGGCGGCGCGGATTTATACAGGCGGCGGCCGTTGGGCTTGGTTGGCACTCCGATCGGGGGCGGTGCGGCCGCTAGGCTTAcgatttgaaatttgaaaacgGCTGGGGAATCCAAACGGGAAATGGCCGTTGGGCTTGGTTGGCACTCCGGTCGGGGGCGGTGCGGCCGCTAGGCTTAcgatttgaaatttgaaaacgGCTGGGGAATCCAAACGGGAAATGGCAACGCAGAGTGGATGGATGACCGAGGCAGGGTGCACGGATCAACCCGTCCAGCGAAGGAGAAGGATTCGAAGAGCCcttgacaaaaaaaataaaaaacacaaaacgccgttgccggggatcgaacCCGGGGGATCGAACCCGGGTCGCCCGCGTGACAGGCGGGAATACTCACCAATATACTACAACGACTGttcgtttctttttctttcgtATATTTACGTGAGAAACTGCTCAACCCAATATCACTTGCAGCCCATATAGCTGCGTGCTGCGTGTCTTCGTCAATCGTCAGCAAGTGTGGTGCTCCATTGCTTGCCTCTGATAAAATATACTGGGAAATCAAGGAAACAAACTATTTTTTGTTCTTCTACAAACCCAACTCATGAGTCATGAGTCGTGCGGGCAAATTAATGGAAATTTTGTGATTTAATGCATGTTTAACCAAACTGGATAAAAACATATGAGTTATGGCAAGCaacaaaagagaaagaaactTGCTTGCAACCTTCGTAATGTTTCACAAATTGTGGCATAAAAGAATAAAAATTTACTTCCTCCATTTCAGATTAAAAATTGCTTTAACATTTTTTAGAATAAAGATTGCATCTAGTTATATACAGTGTAAAAATTATGTATGTAGAAAATTTAATACTGTCTATAATTTGAATGGAAAGAGTAATAAATAGTCACTTTCTCTTGCAAACCAGCCGTGAGCCATACCTCTTGCAACTTTCATCTAGCTcaaccccctcccctgtttctcgGTAAGAAGGACATCCCTAATCCCATGCAACTTCATTTGTTCCCCCTTCCATGACAtatttgtaacgaacatggtcCCATTTagaccatttcgagtgattttggtgatcgagtgacaacgcaatcaatgggactaacgagtttgtaagatcatatttgtaggattcTTTAGGTCCCTTGGATAGAGTCCAATCAATATCCAagacgtccaatgcaccgtcgagacGAGATGTCCAATGCACCATCGAGACGAGatgtccaatgcaccgtcgagacGAGATGTCCAACCCACCGTAGAGATATCAAGTCCCAGTGAAAAAGCAGAGGTAGAATATATTTGGAGTGTCCAAATGACCGCTGCGATGAGTTGGACAAGTGCAACAAAGAAACAGAAAAATCTCAATAGGTTCGGATAATCCGACGCCCCTATAGTCGGACTATCCGACCAATGCACTCGGTTAATCCAACGCCATGGAAGAAGGGTCGGACAAAGGCTCGGATCATTTTTCTGAGAGCCTGTTTCACACTCTGAAAAATTGTCTATgggatcggatgatccgacacaGTGAAAAATTCACGTCGGACAAAGGCTCGGATCATTCTCCAGAGAGCCTGTATTCTCGAGATGGAATATTGGCTTCAGGGTCGGATGATTCGATGTGGCATTCTCTGAGCGTCGGACTAATGAGCAGTGGCAATGATCAGTGACCGTTgtctggaattcaaatttggcaGTTGCACCGGATGGTCCGACGCATCAAATCAAAGAGCGTCGGACTAAAGGGTCGGACAATGACATCAGCAGGAAGTTTAATAAACAACGGCTATGGTGGAAAAGTTagtggggtcggatgatccgacgtccATGTCAAGACagggtcggattatccgacgcctaCGCAGAAAAAGCGGTtacggctagttcgacttgatGGGCTATAAATATGCCATCCCCCGGTCATTTGTACTTTGTTGGAGTTCAGAAAGACACTCgacacattgaagaacatctccaagccaaccaaagagcaaattgatcacatccttaggtttagcactagtttagctcttgagtgagtgagagaggaAGGATTGTGCCTTGTGCCTTGGTTCTAGGAGGGAACCACATCTTGTACTCGGTGTGCCGGcctcttggagtcttggtggctcgccggcaacattatcgaccctccggcttggtgtggagcggcgacgacatctttgtgcgggggacgtagAGACTCCCACccttcttggtgaagttcattagtggaacccggagccaaggtgaccgtgattgtattcacggaagagacttgattaccgagaagcaatactctttgtgagtgcttcaataacgtggatgtaggtgtgtctttgtggctagccgaaccacaggataaatCCTCGTCTCAAAGAGTTtactttctctcatccctcctttaagcttccgcatttacttattACAATCTTGTATGCCTTTAATTTCATAGAgtagaatcttgataggattgactataggttgcataactcttttgggatgagggttttcacactagaagaacactagttgcacatttagatagtatgtcttagtttaatttatgtgcaaatagttggagcttgaggttaaagtttttagtttgcctaattcaccccctccccctcttaggctacgagcacccgattcctttcaaTATTGTTATTTGTTTATTGGGTACACTTTTTAGTTATGTAGGaacatttgttgcaaaaaagaaagaaaagcttGCATCTTGAGTTTTTTCGGGTTGTTTAACTGAACACTTATGTTAGATAGATTGAAAAGATGTGCCTCTTGTATTGAAACGGCAGTGCTAGCGCCCCGACGTCCGATGGAAAAACTTACCATCCGATGATCCATTGAACCATTGTAACATCAAATAATAGTGTCTGCAATATAGAAAATAAACATTTGCAACAAAGAAAAATCGTTTGCAGCATCAAAAATTATATTGAAAAAAATTATTAGTCATCCGTTGATGATGAGAAAAAAATCTGCCGCAACATCTATTTCATGTTGTATAGAACATTCAAATTTCTCATCGAAGATATAACATCCAGATAAAACACATGTAACATCGCAACATCTACTTTTGCAATATTTGTATAAAACACTTAACATTCTTCTGAAACACTTGAAATATGGTAGACAGGATAGGAACGGAGGAGATGTGATATGTATAGATAAGTCTGATGCTGTCAGGTCCGCGTCCAATTTTTCACCCGCATCGGACGTACGAGTCCTAGCATTACCGATGTTGAAAATAACTAATAGTAAGAAATAGATTTATAGTTCTgaaaattcaaattaaaatctAAATTCTTTCTAAAGAGTTTTTTAGGGTCGAATGCTGACATGCGTTCTAGCCATCACCATGAGACTCGCCACCGCAAGGATGTACAACCAGATGCGCCGACCCTCAGGCGTACTTCCCTAGTATATAGCAATTAAAGCCACGACGAAACAGAACGAAACGAACAAACCGCCTccctctccagtctccaccccACCCACCTCTCACCTCAACCCCACCCCGCGAGCAACCCCCGGCGATCTCCCCAAGAACCCAAGAACCCACagcgccatggccatggcgctAGAGCCCTTcttcctcacgccgccgcccgcgccgcggcacCTAGCCGAGCTCCGCATCGAGCCCGCGCACTCCGCGATCGCTTTCTCCGCGCCCTGCGCCGGCGACGCTGGGCGgaagcgccgctgcctcctcccttcctcctccgtgCGCAAGAGGATGCTACTCGAGCTGGCCCCCTTCGACCCCGCGCCttgcgcgccgcctccgcctcccccgacgccctcgcccacgccgcctccctcgccgatGGCGTCGCACGCGGGGTCCTCAACCGCCGCCGAGTTCTCGTTCGCGCCGGGGCTCCGGCCGATCCTGCCGACGACCGCCGCAGGGAACATGTTCGGGTTCGCCGAGAACGCGCCGACGACGCCGGGGAGATCCGAGGCCAGCGGCGCGGGGAACATGTTCGCGTTCTTGGCCGCGCCAGAGCGGCCCAACACGCCCACGGGCCCTACCTCCAGGGGCGGCTTCGTGTTCGCGGCTTCGCCTGAAGGGCCGCTGACGCCGACCTCCAGGGGCTCCAACACCAGTGGCCTCTCCCTCTTGGCCTCACAGAACCAGCCGTTGACGCCCACGGGCCCCATTGCCAGCGGCCGCCAGCCGTCCTTGATGCCcaacgggagcggcggcgcttccGCGTCCCTGCTCTCCCCGAAGCCGGCGCGCACGGGCGCTGCCGACAGCGGCGGGTTCGCAGTCGTCCCATCGGGGCCGGCGTGGGCACCCATAGGCTCAACATCTTCCGCAGTAGCCAAGGAGACGACGCTCCCCACCGTGGGCCTCCCCACGCCGTCGTTCGTCTTCTCGGCCTCGCGGTCGCCGCCTCGGccgcgtggtgagatcaagaagcggcggcggcccaaccTCCGCATCGAGACGGTCCCGCGCCGCATGAGCCCGAGGCAATGGGAAGAAgagacgacgccgacgccgcagcAGCTCACTCCGCCGCCACATAAGCTCGCCAAGACGAACTCATCCGACAACGGCGAGGCCTCCCGCTCGGGCATCATGTCTGGGCCGTGCTGTTTGTTCGTCACTTCGCCGGCCAATGCGGCCAAGCAGGTGCGGCCGTGCATCCTGCACTTCTCGATTTCTCTGCTTGCGGCCGTTTCTTTCCGTGTGTCTCTGATGGGTTGATTTGATCGCCACAGGAAGCCAAGAAGGCCCCCAGCGAGGCatcccgctcgccggccgggTCACGCTGCACGTCGCCGTCGAAGCGTTACTTTCTGGAGAAGCCGAGCAAGCCGGTAAAGCCTTTCTTACTGTTTGGTCATCGTTTTGGTTGCATTCTTGGACTTCAGAACCGAATTCACTTGACTTGAATGCACATTTTTGTCAGTACTAAGTACACGTTAAACCTGATCACTTCCTTGCTTATCGATGATTTGAGTGCATGGATGCGTGTAGAGCCAACCATAGTGTTCTAGAGTTCTGCTTCTCTGAAGTTCAC
This window contains:
- the LOC120687705 gene encoding uncharacterized protein LOC120687705, which translates into the protein MEKQTKPAPDASAHIEALRCARASLLLASLRRPRAPPAQDRRRSFSSSSSAAAAECALRSEGLLHHGEIAAARREAAGHARIAGFELLLVLAVAPALLLLLLLLPLL
- the LOC120687827 gene encoding nascent polypeptide-associated complex subunit alpha, muscle-specific form-like, with amino-acid sequence MAMALEPFFLTPPPAPRHLAELRIEPAHSAIAFSAPCAGDAGRKRRCLLPSSSVRKRMLLELAPFDPAPCAPPPPPPTPSPTPPPSPMASHAGSSTAAEFSFAPGLRPILPTTAAGNMFGFAENAPTTPGRSEASGAGNMFAFLAAPERPNTPTGPTSRGGFVFAASPEGPLTPTSRGSNTSGLSLLASQNQPLTPTGPIASGRQPSLMPNGSGGASASLLSPKPARTGAADSGGFAVVPSGPAWAPIGSTSSAVAKETTLPTVGLPTPSFVFSASRSPPRPRGEIKKRRRPNLRIETVPRRMSPRQWEEETTPTPQQLTPPPHKLAKTNSSDNGEASRSGIMSGPCCLFVTSPANAAKQEAKKAPSEASRSPAGSRCTSPSKRYFLEKPSKPEGEVEVSSASCSGAEVVVRVTCKCGINKEFSFDHRP